A window of Candidatus Jettenia caeni contains these coding sequences:
- a CDS encoding ribonuclease has protein sequence MNFRFTKAEHLTLNREFERVFHEGKVFKNAMVVLYVAPNNQQISRLGLVVSKKVGNAVRRNRAKRLLREVYRLNKHILTIPVDIIAIPRHPFSSDIKLSDIENGFKKLLLQINNEVHYH, from the coding sequence ATGAATTTCCGATTCACAAAAGCTGAACACTTAACCCTGAACAGGGAGTTTGAAAGGGTTTTTCATGAGGGCAAGGTATTTAAAAACGCTATGGTTGTTCTCTACGTTGCCCCCAATAACCAGCAAATTTCCCGTTTAGGATTGGTAGTAAGTAAAAAGGTGGGAAATGCCGTACGGCGCAACCGCGCCAAACGGCTGCTCAGGGAAGTATACCGGTTGAACAAGCATATACTAACTATACCGGTTGACATCATCGCCATTCCCCGGCACCCTTTCTCATCCGATATAAAACTATCGGATATTGAGAATGGATTTAAAAAATTATTACTGCAAATAAACAATGAAGT
- a CDS encoding peptidase yields MATKKKEARRILDARPDTLDFRDKMYVATLMEVPIHIDLSDYRLWQVPILDQGNEGACTGFGLATVANYLLRKRRVMPDDMSVSPRMFYEMAKRYDEWPGEDYEGSSARGAMKGWHKHGVCAETIWPYDTRQSDQHLNDERVSDASRRPLGAYYRVNHKDLVAMHTVLAEVGILYATAVVHEGWNMIDADGIIPPDDTILGGHAFAIVAYDGRGFWIQNSWGVNWGREGFALITYDDWLEHGTDVWVARLGAPVTLRTAKATATSQSAAARQSETYAFRDIRPHIISIGNDGLLRTHGTYGTSEADVASIFREDFPRITEKWRKRRILLYAHGGLTNESSAIQRVADYRTALLEEEVYPLAFIWKTDFWTTLTNILKDAVSRRRPEGFLDATKDFMLNRLDDALEPMVRMLGGKLHWDEMKENAVGATVESRGGARIAARYLTELAKDSSVEIHVAGHSAGGIFHAPLVQLLAAEGKITSGPMKGKRGYGLKVASCTLWAPACTTELFKQTYLPVIQEGNIGHFTLFTLTDDAEQDDHCASVYNKSLLYLVSNALEDKPRIPLFRDGEALLGMEKFVGADDDLVKRFDTKKVQWILSPNNASPGTPDHSTATSHGDFDDDKPTLRATLARILQEPEVTAQFTIHRSASSLSDRRKILA; encoded by the coding sequence ATGGCAACAAAGAAGAAAGAGGCAAGGCGTATCCTGGATGCCCGGCCTGATACGCTTGATTTCCGGGATAAGATGTATGTGGCAACATTGATGGAAGTGCCAATACATATCGACCTTAGTGACTATAGACTATGGCAGGTGCCAATTCTTGACCAGGGGAATGAAGGCGCTTGTACCGGCTTTGGTCTGGCTACTGTGGCAAATTATCTGTTGCGTAAGCGGAGAGTGATGCCGGATGATATGTCAGTAAGTCCGCGCATGTTTTATGAAATGGCAAAACGTTACGATGAGTGGCCGGGAGAAGATTATGAGGGCTCCAGCGCCCGCGGGGCGATGAAGGGCTGGCATAAGCATGGGGTTTGTGCCGAAACAATTTGGCCGTATGATACCCGGCAGTCAGATCAACACCTGAATGATGAACGGGTAAGCGATGCTTCCAGGCGACCGCTTGGCGCTTATTACCGGGTTAACCACAAGGACCTGGTCGCCATGCATACCGTCCTTGCTGAGGTGGGGATTCTCTATGCTACTGCCGTTGTGCATGAGGGATGGAATATGATCGATGCTGATGGAATAATTCCTCCTGACGATACCATCCTGGGGGGACATGCCTTTGCCATCGTGGCTTATGATGGACGGGGCTTTTGGATCCAAAACTCCTGGGGAGTAAACTGGGGAAGGGAAGGATTTGCCCTGATCACCTACGATGATTGGCTGGAACACGGGACTGATGTTTGGGTGGCGAGATTAGGTGCGCCGGTTACACTCCGCACCGCAAAAGCCACTGCTACCAGTCAATCAGCCGCGGCCAGACAGTCTGAGACGTACGCCTTCCGGGATATCCGTCCGCACATTATCAGTATTGGTAACGATGGACTTCTCAGAACACACGGCACCTATGGCACATCAGAAGCAGATGTTGCATCAATTTTTCGTGAAGACTTTCCGCGTATCACGGAAAAGTGGCGTAAAAGGCGAATCCTTCTGTATGCACACGGAGGACTCACGAATGAATCTTCCGCTATACAGCGTGTTGCCGATTACCGCACTGCGCTGCTGGAAGAGGAGGTTTATCCGCTTGCGTTCATCTGGAAGACCGATTTTTGGACAACGCTGACTAATATATTGAAAGATGCTGTAAGCAGGCGGCGTCCCGAAGGTTTTCTGGATGCAACCAAAGATTTCATGCTGAACCGGCTGGATGATGCCCTGGAGCCAATGGTACGAATGCTTGGCGGAAAGCTCCATTGGGATGAGATGAAGGAGAACGCAGTTGGCGCGACCGTTGAGAGCAGGGGGGGCGCCCGTATTGCAGCCAGATATTTGACAGAGTTAGCAAAAGATTCTTCTGTTGAAATCCATGTAGCAGGACATAGCGCGGGTGGCATCTTTCATGCGCCGCTCGTCCAGTTGTTGGCTGCGGAGGGAAAGATTACTTCAGGCCCGATGAAGGGGAAGCGTGGTTATGGGCTTAAGGTTGCATCTTGTACCCTGTGGGCTCCGGCGTGCACAACCGAACTATTCAAACAAACCTATTTACCGGTTATTCAGGAAGGGAATATAGGGCATTTTACTTTATTTACCCTTACGGATGATGCGGAGCAGGACGATCATTGTGCTTCTGTGTATAATAAATCACTCCTCTATTTAGTTTCCAATGCCCTGGAGGATAAGCCGCGCATACCCCTGTTCAGGGATGGCGAGGCACTTCTCGGTATGGAAAAATTTGTCGGGGCTGACGACGATCTCGTCAAGCGTTTTGATACAAAGAAAGTCCAGTGGATCCTTTCTCCCAACAATGCTTCGCCAGGCACGCCGGACCACTCGACAGCAACCAGCCATGGTGACTTTGACGATGATAAACCGACCCTGCGTGCTACACTTGCCCGCATACTTCAGGAGCCGGAGGTAACGGCGCAGTTTACCATTCATCGCTCTGCATCTTCTCTGAGTGATAGGCGTAAAATACTTGCGTAA